The following are from one region of the Bradyrhizobium septentrionale genome:
- a CDS encoding HGGxSTG domain-containing protein, with translation MSDHVRTTGPMLASPRCGARTRTSGACRAPAVHGKTRCRMHGGAEGSGAPRANQNARKHGRFTRDAIAEGREIRALLGEARRMLVRTK, from the coding sequence ATGAGCGATCACGTCAGAACGACCGGCCCGATGCTGGCGAGCCCGCGTTGTGGCGCCAGAACCCGCACCAGTGGCGCGTGCCGCGCGCCGGCGGTGCACGGCAAGACGCGCTGCCGCATGCACGGCGGCGCCGAGGGCTCCGGCGCGCCAAGGGCAAACCAGAATGCGCGCAAGCACGGCCGGTTCACCAGGGATGCGATAGCCGAGGGGAGGGAAATTCGGGCGTTGTTGGGGGAAGCGCGGAGGATGTTGGTGCGGACGAAGTGA
- a CDS encoding helix-turn-helix domain-containing protein has product MHQTGYTRASTLGPIADVVTAAGGSIGRVFRRADLPLGLLEAPDTLLPLRDHFRLLMVTSRELHDEVFAVRLGRQTSMAGLGIFGRWVAQAPTLLEAIHRAGTSLPHMLQNATQLVVRRHGSEIHWSYELTDPARDGRRQNEMLAIWYMIAIVRHFAGACWLPSRIIFGDLPNRLRCPIGELTCTDTAIGNAASAIVFDRRLLTAVNPNLGQGDGLTASELGRIFDLPDPEDLPGRLSVLIQLELLDRRPTLSRIGNRSGLTRRTLQRRLSEVGLSYSDLLRNALQRRAVRLLCQTDRSIGDIASVLGYGDPAHFSRAFERWSGTAPTRWRRLPESRVRAETNGSPLRIKSRTDM; this is encoded by the coding sequence ATGCACCAGACTGGTTACACACGCGCGAGCACGCTTGGTCCGATTGCCGATGTCGTGACGGCGGCCGGTGGATCGATCGGGCGGGTGTTCCGCCGCGCCGATCTTCCGCTCGGATTGCTGGAGGCGCCGGACACGCTGTTGCCGCTGCGCGATCACTTCCGGCTGTTGATGGTGACCTCGCGGGAATTGCACGACGAAGTCTTTGCGGTCCGGCTTGGTCGCCAGACGTCGATGGCAGGCCTCGGAATTTTCGGCAGATGGGTGGCCCAGGCCCCGACCTTGCTCGAGGCGATCCACCGCGCAGGAACCAGCCTGCCGCACATGCTGCAGAACGCCACCCAGCTGGTCGTCCGCCGTCATGGCAGCGAAATTCACTGGTCGTATGAATTGACCGACCCTGCGCGCGATGGACGCCGGCAGAACGAGATGCTCGCCATCTGGTACATGATCGCTATCGTCAGGCATTTTGCCGGCGCCTGCTGGCTGCCGAGCCGGATCATCTTTGGCGACCTGCCAAACCGGCTGCGATGTCCGATCGGCGAGTTGACGTGTACCGATACTGCTATTGGCAACGCCGCCAGCGCGATCGTGTTCGATCGGCGGCTGTTGACGGCCGTCAATCCAAATCTCGGACAAGGCGATGGGCTGACCGCGAGTGAGCTCGGACGCATTTTCGACCTGCCGGATCCGGAGGACCTGCCGGGCCGCCTTTCCGTACTGATCCAACTGGAGCTGCTCGATCGGCGTCCGACCCTTTCACGCATCGGAAACCGGTCGGGACTCACAAGACGAACACTGCAACGCAGGCTCAGCGAGGTCGGACTGAGCTATAGCGACCTGCTGCGAAACGCGCTGCAGCGGCGCGCGGTGAGACTGTTGTGCCAGACCGACCGATCGATCGGCGACATTGCATCGGTGCTCGGTTATGGCGACCCCGCCCACTTCAGCCGGGCTTTCGAACGCTGGAGCGGCACGGCTCCCACCCGTTGGCGTCGTCTGCCTGAATCGCGCGTGCGGGCCGAAACCAATGGCTCGCCACTCAGAATAAAATCGCGAACCGATATGTAA
- a CDS encoding molybdopterin guanine dinucleotide-containing S/N-oxide reductase, which translates to MSETIGYPDPGLDLSDGFKPHTSHWGVFSARFGKAGLEVRPYGGDPDPNGIINNFPGALRHQARIAQPAIRRGWLERGPGPDDRRGRDEFVSVSWEQALDLLGGELTRIRDTIGPGAVFGGSYGWSSAGRFHHAQSQVHRFLNIALGGYVRSVNTYSSGASSVLLPQILTGYEDITKRNVTWEQIAAETDIVLAFGGMALKNSMVAGGSISKHVERGAMEAAHRRGCAFVLVSPLRDDLPVEAGAEWMTAVPGTDTALMLGIVHTLVSEGLHDQAFLDRYTEGWPVFLRYLTGESDGQPKSAEWAAPICGIAADTITTLARRLAGRRALITVSHSLQRAEHGEQPVWMGMVLAAALGQIGLPGGGYAYSLGAIGYYGRRVNAVPGPTLGQGRNGIADFIPVARIADMLLNPGAAYRYNGETRTYPDIRLVYWAGGNPFHHHQDLNRLRKAFARLDTLVVHELAWTATARHADIVLPSTMTLEREDIGYSTNDPLMVAMHRIAEPFGLARDDYDIFADLAERLGAREPFTEGRTSRQWLDHLYEPTRKALAARGLEAPHFEEFWQRGSLVVPQHLDDGGSLRRFREDPVARPLPTPSGRIEIFSQKIADHGDVDCPGHPVWLEKTDTPTSGSPCFLVANQPVTRLHSQLDFGGHSTEAKHRGREVARMNPRDAKARGIADGDIIRIFNARGACLAAVHVTDGIAPGVVQLPTGAWYDPMDPEEEAPLCVHGNPNVLTRDIGTSSFAQGCTGQLTTVEVERFNGNLPPIRAFDPA; encoded by the coding sequence ATGAGCGAAACCATTGGCTACCCCGATCCCGGCCTCGATCTGTCCGATGGGTTCAAGCCGCACACCTCGCATTGGGGCGTGTTTTCGGCGCGGTTCGGCAAGGCGGGGCTCGAAGTCAGGCCATATGGCGGCGATCCCGATCCGAACGGCATCATCAACAACTTCCCCGGCGCGCTGCGCCATCAGGCGCGCATTGCCCAGCCGGCGATACGCCGCGGCTGGCTCGAGCGCGGGCCCGGGCCCGACGATCGCCGCGGCCGCGATGAATTCGTCTCCGTCAGCTGGGAGCAGGCGCTCGACCTGCTCGGCGGTGAGTTGACGCGGATCCGCGACACGATCGGCCCGGGCGCAGTGTTCGGCGGCTCCTATGGCTGGTCCAGTGCGGGCCGCTTCCATCACGCGCAGAGCCAGGTGCACCGTTTCCTCAACATCGCACTCGGCGGCTATGTCCGTTCGGTGAACACCTATTCCTCGGGCGCGTCCTCGGTGCTGCTGCCGCAGATCCTGACCGGTTACGAGGACATCACCAAGCGCAACGTCACCTGGGAGCAGATCGCAGCCGAAACCGACATCGTGCTGGCATTCGGCGGCATGGCGCTGAAGAACTCGATGGTGGCCGGCGGCTCGATCAGCAAGCACGTCGAGCGCGGCGCGATGGAGGCGGCGCACCGGCGCGGTTGCGCGTTCGTCCTGGTCAGCCCGCTGCGCGACGATCTTCCCGTCGAGGCCGGCGCCGAATGGATGACGGCGGTGCCGGGCACCGACACCGCGCTGATGCTCGGCATCGTCCACACTTTGGTGAGCGAAGGCCTGCACGATCAGGCCTTCCTCGATCGCTACACCGAGGGCTGGCCGGTGTTCCTGCGCTATCTGACCGGCGAGAGCGACGGCCAGCCCAAGAGCGCCGAATGGGCTGCGCCGATCTGCGGCATCGCGGCCGACACCATCACGACGCTCGCGCGGCGGCTCGCCGGGCGGCGCGCGCTGATCACCGTGTCGCATTCGCTGCAACGCGCCGAGCATGGCGAGCAGCCGGTGTGGATGGGCATGGTGCTGGCGGCCGCGCTCGGCCAGATCGGCCTGCCTGGCGGCGGCTACGCCTATTCGCTCGGCGCGATCGGCTATTACGGGCGTCGCGTCAATGCGGTGCCGGGACCGACGCTCGGGCAGGGCCGCAACGGCATCGCCGATTTCATTCCGGTGGCGCGCATCGCCGACATGCTGCTCAATCCCGGCGCTGCCTATCGCTACAATGGCGAGACGCGAACCTATCCGGATATCCGTCTCGTCTACTGGGCGGGCGGCAATCCGTTCCATCATCACCAGGATCTCAACCGCCTGCGCAAGGCCTTTGCGCGGCTCGACACGCTGGTGGTGCACGAGCTCGCCTGGACCGCCACCGCGCGTCACGCCGACATCGTGCTGCCCTCGACGATGACGCTCGAGCGCGAGGACATCGGCTATTCCACCAACGATCCGCTGATGGTTGCCATGCACCGGATCGCCGAGCCGTTCGGCCTCGCGCGCGACGACTACGACATCTTTGCCGATCTCGCCGAGCGGTTAGGGGCGCGCGAGCCCTTCACCGAAGGGCGCACGTCGCGGCAATGGCTTGATCATCTCTACGAGCCGACCCGCAAGGCGCTTGCCGCGCGCGGGCTCGAGGCGCCTCACTTCGAGGAATTCTGGCAGCGCGGCAGCCTGGTCGTGCCGCAACATCTCGACGACGGCGGCTCGCTGCGCCGCTTCCGTGAGGACCCGGTCGCGCGTCCCTTGCCGACGCCGAGCGGCCGCATCGAGATCTTTTCGCAGAAGATCGCCGATCACGGCGACGTGGACTGTCCGGGCCATCCGGTCTGGCTCGAGAAGACCGACACGCCGACATCCGGCTCGCCGTGCTTCCTGGTCGCCAACCAGCCGGTGACGCGCCTGCACAGCCAGCTCGACTTCGGGGGACATTCCACCGAGGCCAAGCATCGCGGCCGCGAGGTCGCGCGCATGAACCCGCGCGACGCGAAGGCGCGCGGCATTGCCGACGGCGACATCATCCGCATCTTCAATGCGCGCGGCGCCTGCCTTGCCGCGGTGCATGTCACCGACGGCATTGCGCCCGGCGTGGTGCAGCTGCCGACCGGCGCCTGGTACGACCCGATGGATCCCGAGGAGGAGGCGCCGCTCTGCGTTCACGGCAATCCGAACGTGCTGACGCGAGACATCGGCACGTCATCTTTCGCGCAGGGCTGCACCGGGCAGCTCACGACGGTCGAGGTTGAGCGTTTCAACGGCAATCTGCCGCCGATCCGGGCGTTCGATCCGGCCTAA
- a CDS encoding integrase core domain-containing protein, with product MEERIRMLMEYESGNWSVSELCRRHGICRDTFYAWRQRKQSGDPEWFRDRSHAPQQCRQTTDAAIAEKVIAARQRFPYLGPRKLLALLDRQAPEIDWPAASTIGSILKRAGLISPVKRRRRPLDQRRPCTPVQEPNDEWSVDFKGWFRTRDQCRIDPLTVADSHSRFLIELQIVAPTTEGVRPRFERAFREHGLPRAIRCDNGSPFGSRGAGGLTTLSVWWLKLGITPHFIRPASPQENGRHERMHRTLKAQTSSPPADNASEQQARFDAFREHYNKERPHEALGQRPPEDAYRASQRTMPDREQDPWYDADHQARRVRGNGEIKWKGKFVFIGQALVNELVGIAELDTGDHVVRFCDLDVGLIDRRGLFTRFAPPREGLREPGEQTA from the coding sequence ATGGAAGAGCGTATCCGGATGCTTATGGAGTACGAGAGCGGGAACTGGAGCGTGTCGGAGTTGTGCCGCCGTCACGGTATCTGCCGCGACACGTTTTACGCATGGCGCCAGCGGAAGCAGAGCGGCGATCCGGAGTGGTTCAGGGACCGTTCGCACGCGCCGCAGCAATGCCGACAAACGACCGATGCGGCGATTGCAGAGAAGGTGATCGCGGCTCGGCAGCGCTTTCCCTATCTGGGACCGCGCAAGCTGCTCGCCCTGCTTGACCGCCAGGCGCCGGAGATCGATTGGCCGGCGGCGTCGACGATTGGGAGCATTCTCAAGCGCGCGGGGCTGATCTCGCCGGTGAAGCGCCGCCGCCGTCCGCTCGACCAGCGGCGTCCCTGCACGCCGGTGCAGGAGCCGAACGACGAGTGGAGCGTGGACTTCAAGGGTTGGTTCCGCACCCGCGACCAGTGCCGGATTGATCCGTTGACGGTGGCTGACAGCCACAGTCGCTTCCTGATCGAACTGCAGATCGTCGCACCGACGACCGAGGGCGTCCGCCCCCGCTTCGAGAGGGCTTTCCGCGAGCATGGCCTGCCGCGGGCAATCCGCTGCGACAATGGTTCGCCGTTCGGCTCGCGCGGCGCCGGCGGTCTCACCACATTGTCGGTCTGGTGGCTGAAGCTCGGCATTACGCCGCACTTCATCCGTCCGGCCTCGCCGCAGGAGAACGGTCGCCATGAGCGCATGCATCGCACCTTGAAGGCGCAAACATCGAGCCCACCGGCAGATAATGCGTCCGAGCAACAGGCCCGCTTTGACGCCTTCCGAGAGCATTACAATAAGGAACGTCCTCACGAAGCGCTGGGCCAACGGCCGCCGGAGGACGCCTATCGAGCATCTCAACGCACCATGCCGGATCGCGAGCAAGACCCCTGGTATGACGCCGATCACCAGGCCCGCCGTGTTCGCGGCAATGGGGAGATTAAATGGAAAGGCAAGTTCGTCTTTATCGGTCAGGCGCTGGTGAACGAACTTGTCGGCATCGCCGAACTCGATACCGGTGACCACGTCGTCCGCTTCTGCGACCTCGACGTCGGTCTCATCGACCGCCGCGGCCTGTTCACCCGGTTCGCTCCGCCTCGTGAGGGGCTGCGCGAACCGGGCGAACAGACCGCTTAA
- a CDS encoding DUF3047 domain-containing protein produces the protein MTASHDGRIEVARSAAEWASEDGVLATPEDIYRKADVKVTGIALLWRADAGVGVKSLLAHGDVGGLLKSELARLERGGKLPPGWSNLLGFGGGQEVFSQGADGEIVCDTTGYVSIIERPLSLPLASRPRLAWRWKIDQLPTAVAEDQAATHDYLSIGVKFEDGQDLTYIWSEHLPEGKVFRCPLPGWNAIETHMIVRSGKADLGTWQAQERDIAADYAAHIGGSAKAISKIWLLAVAPFQRRHGACRYADIKVTTGDNAVHKV, from the coding sequence ATGACGGCCTCCCACGATGGACGGATCGAGGTCGCGCGTTCGGCCGCGGAATGGGCCAGTGAGGACGGGGTGCTGGCGACGCCGGAAGACATCTACAGGAAGGCGGATGTCAAGGTGACCGGTATCGCCCTGCTGTGGCGCGCCGATGCCGGCGTGGGCGTCAAGAGTCTGCTGGCGCATGGCGACGTGGGCGGTCTGCTCAAGTCCGAGCTTGCGCGTCTTGAGCGTGGCGGCAAGCTGCCGCCGGGCTGGTCGAACCTGCTCGGTTTTGGAGGTGGACAGGAAGTCTTCAGCCAGGGTGCAGACGGCGAGATCGTCTGCGACACCACGGGCTACGTCAGCATCATCGAGCGGCCGCTGTCGCTTCCATTGGCCTCTCGTCCGCGGCTCGCATGGCGCTGGAAGATCGATCAATTGCCGACCGCCGTCGCGGAAGACCAGGCTGCGACCCACGACTATCTTTCGATCGGCGTGAAGTTCGAAGACGGGCAGGATCTGACCTACATCTGGAGCGAACATTTGCCTGAAGGCAAGGTTTTCCGCTGCCCGTTGCCCGGCTGGAATGCGATCGAGACGCATATGATCGTCCGTTCCGGGAAGGCGGACCTCGGAACCTGGCAAGCGCAGGAACGCGACATCGCAGCAGACTATGCCGCCCATATCGGTGGATCGGCGAAGGCCATCTCGAAAATCTGGCTGCTGGCCGTGGCGCCGTTCCAGCGCCGCCACGGCGCGTGTCGCTATGCCGATATCAAGGTCACCACCGGCGACAACGCTGTGCACAAGGTTTAG
- the fabF gene encoding beta-ketoacyl-ACP synthase II has protein sequence MRRIVVTGLGMVSPLGCGSELVWSRLLAGQSGLAALPAWAAALPARVAGQVPDKAEDSEGGFDPDSAAPRKDQKKMDRFILFALLAAAEAVAQAGWMPAEARAQERTATVIASGVGGFPAIAEAVRTAEKSGLRRLSPFTIPSFLANLAAGHITIRYGLKGPIGAPVTACAASVQAIGDAARLIRSGEAEIAICGGAEACIDPVSLGGFAAARALSTSFNDTPARASRPFDRDRDGFVMGEGAGVLVIEELEHAVRRGAKPIAEIVGYGTTADAYHITAGPEDGDGARRAMEAALRQAGLRPDQIQHLNAHSTSTPVGDLSELEATKRVFGREGGVAVSATKSATGHLLGAAGGVEAIFTILALRDQVAPPTLNLDNGDPAAQGIDLVANVARPMAIEHAISNGFGFGGVNASLVFRRWS, from the coding sequence ATGCGTCGAATTGTTGTGACGGGCCTGGGGATGGTGTCTCCGCTCGGCTGTGGCAGCGAATTGGTCTGGTCGAGGCTGCTTGCGGGGCAGTCCGGGCTTGCGGCATTGCCCGCGTGGGCGGCGGCCCTGCCGGCCCGCGTCGCAGGACAGGTTCCTGATAAGGCCGAGGATTCGGAGGGCGGGTTCGATCCCGATTCCGCAGCCCCGCGCAAGGACCAGAAGAAGATGGACCGGTTCATCCTGTTCGCGCTGCTCGCAGCAGCCGAAGCCGTGGCACAGGCCGGCTGGATGCCGGCCGAGGCTCGTGCGCAGGAGCGCACCGCCACCGTGATTGCATCCGGTGTAGGCGGGTTTCCCGCGATTGCGGAGGCGGTGCGCACGGCGGAGAAGAGCGGCCTGCGCCGGCTGTCGCCATTCACCATTCCCTCCTTTCTGGCAAATCTCGCAGCCGGGCACATCACCATCCGATACGGCCTCAAGGGTCCGATCGGCGCGCCGGTGACCGCTTGTGCAGCGAGCGTTCAAGCCATCGGCGATGCAGCCCGCTTGATCAGGTCCGGGGAAGCCGAAATTGCGATCTGCGGCGGCGCGGAGGCCTGCATCGATCCCGTGAGCCTTGGCGGCTTTGCGGCCGCGCGGGCACTTTCGACGTCGTTCAACGACACGCCCGCCCGGGCTTCGCGGCCGTTCGACCGCGACCGTGACGGTTTCGTCATGGGCGAAGGCGCCGGCGTCCTTGTCATCGAGGAGCTCGAACATGCCGTGCGGCGCGGCGCCAAGCCGATCGCGGAGATCGTCGGCTACGGCACGACGGCGGACGCCTATCACATCACCGCGGGCCCGGAAGATGGCGACGGCGCCCGGCGCGCCATGGAGGCGGCACTGCGGCAGGCCGGGCTGCGGCCCGACCAGATCCAGCATCTCAACGCGCATTCGACATCGACACCGGTCGGCGATCTCAGCGAATTGGAGGCCACCAAGCGCGTGTTCGGGCGCGAGGGAGGGGTTGCCGTCAGCGCGACCAAGTCGGCGACGGGACACCTGCTCGGCGCCGCCGGCGGCGTCGAGGCCATCTTCACAATTCTGGCGCTGCGCGATCAGGTCGCTCCGCCCACGCTCAATCTGGACAACGGCGACCCGGCTGCGCAGGGAATTGACCTCGTCGCGAACGTGGCGCGGCCGATGGCCATCGAACACGCGATCTCGAACGGCTTCGGATTTGGCGGCGTCAACGCCAGCCTCGTGTTTCGACGATGGTCTTGA